One part of the Vicia villosa cultivar HV-30 ecotype Madison, WI linkage group LG6, Vvil1.0, whole genome shotgun sequence genome encodes these proteins:
- the LOC131610214 gene encoding UDP-glycosyltransferase 73C1-like yields MASEDQKIHFVLFPMMAQGHMIPMMDIAKILAQHPNVIVSILTTPLNAFRFSSTFQRFLQSGLHIHLIQLRFPSKESGLPEGCENLDMLTSLGAASDFFNSSKFLRQEAEKILEELTPPPSCIISDPCLPYTIHIARKFNVPRISFNGVSCLYLLSLHNIYASNIIQSISNNEYEYFDVPGVYEKIVINIAQTGVGLKGEAWDQFNIDMLEAETGTYGKIVNSFEELEPTFAKDYKKVYNNKVWCIGPVSLSNTDSLDKVQRGHNNKNVSVDEWIHLKWLDSQKQGSVIYACLGSLCNLTSAQLIELGLALEATKRPFIWVIREGYHSEELGKWIEESEFEGRINGRGLVIKGWVPQLLILSHPSVGGFLTHCGWNSTIEAICAGVPMITWPLFADQFLNEALVVQILKVGVKIGVESPMKWGEEEETSVLVKKEDVEKGIESLMDETNESEERRKRIREFGEMAKKAVEKGGSSHSNVTLFIQDIMQKSKELEEKMHDSEINSYGVITNTFEELEK; encoded by the coding sequence aTGGCTTCCGAAGATCAAAAGATTCACTTTGTGTTGTTTCCAATGATGGCACAAGGTCAtatgattcctatgatggatattgctaaaatattagcacaacatcccAATGTTATTGTTAGTATACTAACCACTCCACTAAATGCATTTCGTTTCTCATCAACCTTTCAACGTTTTCTTCAATCTGGTTTACATATTCATCTCATCCAACTCCGGTTTCCTTCGAAAGAGTCTGGATTACCTGAAGGCTGTGAGAATCTTGACATGCTAACTTCACTTGGTGCAGCATCAGATTTCTTCAATTCATCAAAGTTTTTACGGCAAGAAGCTGAAAAAATATTGGAAGAGTTAACGCCGCCACCAAGTTGCATAATCTCTGATCCGTGTTTACCATATACTATCCACATAGCTAGAAAATTCAACGTTCCGAGAATTTCTTTTAATGGAGTAAGTTGCTTATATCTCTTGTCTCTGCATAATATATATGCTAGTAATATAATACAAAGCATAAGTAATAATGAATATGAGTACTTTGATGTGCCTGGTGTTTATGAAAAAATCGTAATAAATATAGCACAAACAGGAGTAGGATTAAAGGGTGAAGCTTGGGATCAGTTTAATATTGATATGCTCGAAGCTGAAACGGGTACTTATGGGAAAATTGTGAACTCTTTTGAGGAGTTAGAGCCAACATTTGCAAAGGATTATAAAAAGGTATATAATAACAAAGTTTGGTGTATTGGTCCTGTATCACTTAGTAACACTGATAGTTTGGATAAGGTTCAAAGAGGTCATAATAATAAGAATGTTTCAGTTGATGAATGGATTCATCTGAAATGGCTTGATTCTCAGAAGCAAGGGAGTGTTATTTATGCATGTCTTGGAAGTTTATGCAATTTAACATCAGCACAATTGATAGAGCTTGGTTTAGCATTAGAAGCAACAAAAAGACCTTTCATTTGGGTTATAAGAGAAGGATATCATTCAGAAGAATTAGGAAAATGGATTGAGGAAAGTGAATTTGAGGGAAGAATCAATGGTAGAGGCTTAGTAATTAAGGGTTGGGTTCCTCAGTTGTTGATATTGTCACATCCTTCAGTTGGAGGATTCCTAACACATTGTGGTTGGAATTCTACCATAGAAGCAATATGTGCTGGTGTGCCAATGATTACATGGCCACTTTTTGCAGATCAGTTTTTGAATGAAGCTTTAGTTGTGCAAATATTAAAAGTTGGTGTGAAAATTGGAGTGGAGAGCCCAATGAAATGGGGTGAGGAAGAGGAAACAAGTGTGTTGGTGAAGAAGGAAGATGTTGAAAAAGGAATAGAAAGTTTAATGGATGAAACAAATGAAagtgaagaaagaaggaaaaggatAAGAGAGTTTGGTGAGATGGCTAAAAAGGCAGTAGAAAAAGGAGGATCTTCTCACTCTAATGTTACTTTGTTCATTCAAGATATCATGCAAAAAAGTAAAGAGTTAGAGGAGAAAATGCATGATTCTGAAATAAATTCGTATGGTGTAATAACAAACACTTTTGAGGAGTTGGAGAAATAA